TGACCCCGGAGGGCGTGCGCATTGACCTCGGGCACGACGAGGGGGACCTTCGGATCCATCCGGAAGGCGCTCGACTTGTCCACGACCATCGCCCCGGCCCTGACCGCGTGCGGCGCGTACTCCTTGGACTGCGCCGAGCCTGCCGAGAAGAACGCGACCTCGACGCCCTTGAACGCCTCGGGGCCGACCTTTTCCACGCGCAGGGTCTCGCCCCTGAACGTGACGGTCTTGCCCACCGAGCGCTCGGAGGCGAAGGGGCGGAGCTCCTTCACGGGAAATTTGCGCTCCTCGAGGATCTTGAGCGTCGTTTGTCCGACGGCTCCCGTCACCCCAATTACGGCGATCGTTAGGCCTGTTGCCATGTCCTCACCGTCCTCCGTCCATCTCCAGCCATCTATTTGTCTGCGGGGGCCTTGAGATCGCCCCCGCACTCCCCCCGTCCGCACTCAATGCGCTATGCATAGGACTTCTCGACTTCGGCGGAGATGAGATCGCCCATCTCCTTGGTGCCGACCAGCTTGGTCCCGGCGGCGTGGACATCGCGGGTGCGGTGCCCCTGCTCGAGCACCCGGATCACCGCGGCGTCGATGCGATCGGCGTCGGCGCCCAGGCCCAGCGAGTAGCGGAGGAGCATGGCCGCCGAGAGGATGGCCGCGATCGGATTGGCCACGCCCTGCCCCGCGATATCGGGCGCCGTACCGTGCACGGGCTCGTAGAGTCCCACGCGCCCCCCCATGCTGGCCGAGGGTAGCATGCCCATGGAGCCCGCCAGGATGGCCGCCTCGTCGGAGAGGATGTCGCCGAACGTGTTCTCGGTGACGATGGTGTCGAAGTGCGTGGGCTTGTGCACGAGGGCCATGGCGCAGTTGTCGACGAGGACGTGCTCGAGGGCCACCTGCGGGTAGTCCTTGCTCACGCGGGTGACCACTTCGCGCCAGAGCTGAGAGACCACGAGGACATTGGCCTTGTCCACCGAGGCCAGCCGCTTCTTCCGCTTCATGGCCACGTCGAAGGCGACCCGGGCCACTCGCTCGACCTCGCGCGAGGAGTAGGCCATGGTGTTGACGGCTCGGGCCCCTCCGTCGGCGAACTCCTCCCGGCCCCGGGGCTCCCCGAAGTAGAGCCCGCCCGTCAGCTCCCGGATGACCATGATGTCGGTGCCCTCGACCACCTCGCGCTTCAGCGGCGAGGCATCGACCAGCATGGGGAAGCACCGGGCGGGCCTCAGATTGGCGAAAAGGTCCAGCTCCTTGCGAAGTCCCAGGAGCCCGCGCTCGGGCTTCTGCTCCTGGGGCAGATCGTCCCACTTGGGTCCGCCCACCGCGCCGAAGAGGATGGCGTCGCTCTCCTCGCACAGCCGGAGGGTGGAGGCGGGCAGCGGCTCGCCCGTGGCGTCGATGGCCGCTCCTCCCACGAGGGCGGACTCGAACTCGAATCCGGTGCCGGTGGCTCGGCCCACCACCTCGAGCACCTTGCGTGCTTCGGGCGTCACCTCCTGCCCGATGCCGTCCCCTCCCAGCAGCGCGATCTTGTGCGTCGTCACGACCAACCCCCTGCCAGGGCCGTCCCTGGAAGCCTAGGGCCCGCTCTCCTTGACCTTCTGGCCGCCCGTCGGATGCACGAGGCGGTTGAGCGCGTTCACGTACGCCCGCGCGCTCGCCTCGATCACGTCGGTGGAGCTCCCCTTGCCCGGCACCACGGTGCCGTCGAAGTCCACCCTGACCGACACCTCGCCGATGGCATCCTTCCCCGACGTGACGGCGCGCAATTGATAGTCCTGGAGCCGCCCCTTCAGCCCCGTGATGGCATCGATGGCGTTCAGGACCGCATCCACCGGTCCGTCGCCCACCCCCGAGTCCTGGAAGACTTCGGTGTCCTTCTTGAGACGCACGGTGGCCGACGGGATGATGCCTGTCCCGCTAATCATGTGCAGGTAGTCGAGGGTGTAGGTCTCGGGCACCTGGGCGATCTCGTCCTTGACGATGGAGATCAGGTCGTCGTCGAAGATCTCTTTCTTCTTGTCCGCGAGGTCCTTGAACCTCTTGAAGGCCTTGCCGAGCTCGCCCTCGTCGAGCTCGAAGCCGAGCTCTCTCAACCGCGCGGCGAGGGCGGCCCGGCCCGAGTGCTTGCCCATGACGAGCTTGTTGGCGGCCCGGCCGATGTCCTCCGGCCGCATGATCTCGTAGGTGAGCTTCTCCTTGAGGACGCCGTCCTGGTGGATGCCCGCCTCGTGGGCGAAGGCGTTCTCGCCCACGATGGCCTTGTTGGGCTGCACGTGCACGCCGGTGACGGAGGAGAGGAGGCGGGAGGACTTGAAGATCTCCTCCGTGCGCACCTGGGTGTCGATCTCGAAGAAGTCTCTCCGCGTCTTCAGGGCCATCACGATCTCTTCGAGGGAGGCGTTGCCCGCCCGCTCCCCGATGCCGTTGATGGTGCACTCGATCTGTCGCGCCCCCGCCCGGATGGCCGCCAACGAGTTGGCCACGGCCTGGCCCAGGTCATTGTGGCAGTGCACGGAGAGGACGGCCTTCGCGCTGTTCTTGACGTGCTCCCGGATCTTCATGATCCGGTTGAACCACTCCTCGGGTATGGCGTAGCCCACGGTGTCCGGGATATTGATGGTCCCGGCCCCCGCGTCGATGACCGCCTCCAGCACCTCGCACATGTAGTCGAAGTCCGTGCGCGAGGCGTCCTCGGGAGAGAACTCGACGTCCTCGCAGTAGCCGCGGGCGTGCTTGACCGCCTCCACGGCCGCCTTCAGCACCTCGGCCCGGCTCTTCCGGAGCTTGTACTTGAGGTGGATGTCCGAGGTCGCCACGAAGGTGTGGATGCGGGAGCGCCGTGCGTACTTGACCGCCTCCCACGCCCGGTCGATGTCGCCCAGTCCCACGCGGCTGAGCCCGCAGATGATGGGCGCCCCCTCCAGGGTGCCCACCTGCTT
This window of the Candidatus Methylomirabilota bacterium genome carries:
- a CDS encoding 2-isopropylmalate synthase; the encoded protein is MDRIIIFDTTLRDGEQAPGFSMNAQEKLEMARQLARLNVDVIEAGFPISSDEDFEAVREVAKQVGTLEGAPIICGLSRVGLGDIDRAWEAVKYARRSRIHTFVATSDIHLKYKLRKSRAEVLKAAVEAVKHARGYCEDVEFSPEDASRTDFDYMCEVLEAVIDAGAGTINIPDTVGYAIPEEWFNRIMKIREHVKNSAKAVLSVHCHNDLGQAVANSLAAIRAGARQIECTINGIGERAGNASLEEIVMALKTRRDFFEIDTQVRTEEIFKSSRLLSSVTGVHVQPNKAIVGENAFAHEAGIHQDGVLKEKLTYEIMRPEDIGRAANKLVMGKHSGRAALAARLRELGFELDEGELGKAFKRFKDLADKKKEIFDDDLISIVKDEIAQVPETYTLDYLHMISGTGIIPSATVRLKKDTEVFQDSGVGDGPVDAVLNAIDAITGLKGRLQDYQLRAVTSGKDAIGEVSVRVDFDGTVVPGKGSSTDVIEASARAYVNALNRLVHPTGGQKVKESGP
- the leuB gene encoding 3-isopropylmalate dehydrogenase; protein product: MTTHKIALLGGDGIGQEVTPEARKVLEVVGRATGTGFEFESALVGGAAIDATGEPLPASTLRLCEESDAILFGAVGGPKWDDLPQEQKPERGLLGLRKELDLFANLRPARCFPMLVDASPLKREVVEGTDIMVIRELTGGLYFGEPRGREEFADGGARAVNTMAYSSREVERVARVAFDVAMKRKKRLASVDKANVLVVSQLWREVVTRVSKDYPQVALEHVLVDNCAMALVHKPTHFDTIVTENTFGDILSDEAAILAGSMGMLPSASMGGRVGLYEPVHGTAPDIAGQGVANPIAAILSAAMLLRYSLGLGADADRIDAAVIRVLEQGHRTRDVHAAGTKLVGTKEMGDLISAEVEKSYA